Genomic segment of Caldanaerobius polysaccharolyticus DSM 13641:
TGTCAACTACCCTTAACAGGTTTAAAAACAGCGTGAAGTCGCTATTGGTGCCCGGAATGATTTTTGAAAACCTCGGCTTTACGTATTTTGGACCTATAGATGGTCACGACATCTCGGCTCTAAGAGAGGTTTTAAACGCCGCGAAGATGGTGAAAAGCCCTGTATTGGTGCATGTTATCACCAAAAAAGGGAAAGGACTATAAAAAGGCAGAAAACGACCCTGAGCATTACCATGGAATAGAGCCTTTTGATATAGAATCGGGCAACTGCAAAATAATAGCAGAAGGCAAGACGTATTCTCAGGTGTTTGGAGAGACTCTGGTAGATCTTGCTAGAAAGGACAAACGAATTGTGGCAATAACCGCAGCTATGCCTTACGGCACAGGTTTGAGCAGGTTTAAAATCGAATTTCCCGATAGATTCTTCGATGTGGGTATAGCAGAACAGCACGCTGTTACGTTGGCTGGTGGAATGGCGGCGGCTGGCCTTAAGCCGGTATTTGCTGTCTATTCTACTTTCTTACAGAGGGGATACGATCAGATAATACACGATATATGCCTTCAAAGGTTGCCAGTGGTTTTTGCTGTGGATAGAGCTGGAGTGGTGGGAGAGGACGGGGAAACTCACAACGGTGTATTTGATCTGTCTTACTTTAGCCATATCCCCAATCTCACCGTGTTATCCCCTAAAGATGGTGCAGAATTATCGGCTATGTTAAAATACGCTCTGGCATTAGACGCACCTGTGGCTATAAGGTATCCCCGGGGCTATTGCCATGGCGTAATAGAAGGAAAGGAGGAGTTTGACGGGCGATCTGAGATACTGCATAAAGGCCACGACGTAACCATTGTAGCTGAAGGTCGAATGGTTGGCATTTCGGCGAAAGCTGTAAAACTCTTGAAACAGAAAGGCATTGAAGCTGAGTTGATCAACGCTCGCGTTATTAAGCCTCTAGATAGAGATACTATAATATCCTCGGTTTTGAAAACAGGAAAGCTGGTCACAGTAGAGGACAATGTAAGGATAGGAGGTATGGGAAGCAACATATTGCAGCTGATGAGCGATAGTTGCCTTTATGGTATACCTACCAAGATAATAGGCTGGCCTGATGAGTTTATATGCCATGGGAGTGTGGATGATGTTTTTAAACATTACGGCATGGATGCACAATCCATAGCCAATTCTATTTGGGAATTTATAAGCAGGAGACCTTACTATGGGGAAAATGAGGCTTGATCTTGTGCTGGTTTACCAGGGATTTTATGAGTCCAGAGAAAGAGCTCGATACAATATAAAAGCTGGAAATGTATATGTAAACGGCGTTGTATGCGATAAACCTGGGGAAAAAGTAGATGATGGTGCCAACATAATGATAAAAGGGGATGTTATTCCATACGTGAGCAGAGGTGGCATTAAGCTTGAAAGAGCCCTTAAGGTGTTTGGCGTTTCGGTGGCGGGCAAGGTTGCTATGGACATCGGCGCTTCTACCGGCGGTTTTACCCATTGCCTGTTAAAAAATGGAGCGAGAAAGGTTTACGCTATTGACGCCGGTCGTGGTCAATTGGACGGCAAACTGAGGGATGATGAGCGGGTTGTCTGTATGGAGGGCGTCAACGCCAGGTATTTAAAAAAAGGGGATATTCCAGAGACAATAGATATAGTGACTATTGATGTATCGTTTATATCTGTGAAAAAGATAATCCCGGTAATTTCTGATTTCATTGTGAACGGCGATATAATATCCCTGGTAAAGCCCCAATTTGAGGCAGGGCCGTATTTGGTGGGTAAAAGAGGGGTAATAAAAGATGCGAAAATTCACGAGGATGTGCTTAAAAGCGTAATTGAGGAGGC
This window contains:
- a CDS encoding TlyA family RNA methyltransferase, whose product is MGKMRLDLVLVYQGFYESRERARYNIKAGNVYVNGVVCDKPGEKVDDGANIMIKGDVIPYVSRGGIKLERALKVFGVSVAGKVAMDIGASTGGFTHCLLKNGARKVYAIDAGRGQLDGKLRDDERVVCMEGVNARYLKKGDIPETIDIVTIDVSFISVKKIIPVISDFIVNGDIISLVKPQFEAGPYLVGKRGVIKDAKIHEDVLKSVIEEALANRLTLANVTYSPIKGSQGNIEFFIHLKKGEGSVDVDKMVKDVVRDAHANL